Part of the Brassica oleracea var. oleracea cultivar TO1000 chromosome C8, BOL, whole genome shotgun sequence genome is shown below.
TGTAAGTCTGATACCACCTAGGACTAGACAGCCTCCATAGCGTATGAACTCCTAAGCGGCGCTTAAGCTTTAAAGATCCCTTCTTCGAAGACTTCTTAGAAGGAATCTCAGAAAAAGCCAAACCAGTTTCAGCTTCAACCCAACAATCCCCTTGAATGCTCAATCTTCCCTTAGATTCATTGAAGACGCGTCTCACAGCAGCTTTGGAGAGACAAGGCTAACCGGTCCGAAGAGACTTGACCACGTCTTTATATGTGACGTAAAGGAGAGCAGCTCTAGACATGAGACTTGGGGGCTCCTTATCATCTAGAGACTTATCATCTAGAGACTCTATGGCAACTTGGACAATCTCCAAGTGAAACTTGGTGAGATCCCTCTGCAGCAACAAGATTTTATATTAACACCAAATAGATTATTGATATGCTAACAAACTGAAAGTGAGAGAGCATATAAAACTTACAGCTTTGATTTTCCTATGGGAAGTACAGATTGCAAGTTCCACATACAAAGAAATCCAATCACATTGCAACTCAGATTCATTCAACTGCAAAAGAAAAGGCAAATACAACATATATTAGTAATACGCAAAAGCAAAAACAGATGCATGCATGCATGCATGCGAGACCACAAAATGAGTGTTTTAATGTTACCAAGTAAAACCGTTTGGTGTCACTGAAAGAGGAGGGCCAAGCAAAATCTGAGGAGGGCCAATCAAACAATCTGTCTTTGTAGGAAGTAGGCACTGGCTGGCGATGTGGACGTAAGGAAGGCATCTCCTTCTTTGAACTCTCGGTCCCTAAAAGCAATATCTTTGAAATTGATTAATGCATCAAACCTCTACCTTCATGAGGTCTAGAATGACGGCACGTCAAGTCTAGAATACCGAGGCGTTCTTCTTCGACTACAACCTGAAAGATTTGCTCCAAATGGCTGGTTGGAAGGCGTGCAACCAGAGTGATGAAGTAGGCAGTTGCAGCACTACCCATGTTGAATCTCTTTAATCTACCAAACTGGAAGTTTGTCCCCTAAATCAGATAAAGAAAGAAACAGATGTTAAACTGTCGAGCTACATTAAAAGCATCAAACTAGTGTGTGTGTGTTTTACCTCTAACCAATTGTATCGGTGAAGGCCGAGCTTGGCAAAGAGCTTCACCAAAGCACAGTTAGGATACCCGCCATACATCTTCCCCAACTTGCCTTCACACTCGAAGTGTGCCAATGCATAGCTACCACGTCTTCGTGGAAACCCTTCAGGGTAGTTGAAACGCTAAAAGCAGAAGACAAAAAACAATCAGTACTAAGGTTTGATATTTACTAAGCCTAGGGGATTAGTTTCGTGACAAACACTAGTCTATCTCCAACAAATCAAAATCACAATCACAATAACAATCACAATCATAGATAATACTCACATCGAGCTCCTCCGTTCGTAGACCACTCTGACTCATCCTCTTAGTGTATTCTACACCGACGGCTCGTCTTCGTCGTCGTAAAGTCTGAAAGGTTGTGGAGACAAGTAGCTAGCTGCGGATGCCGTCGATCAATTTAGGTTTGCCAGGAGAATGATTTTATGGGCTGCAGTTGGGCCTTATTACCACCACCGAAAATTTTCTTAACACGAGCAGAAAAACCGAACCCATGTACGAGAAGTAATGTTCGGCAAAATTATTATTATCTCTGTCCTTTCCTACTGTTTCTCATCCTTATTTATTCAAGTACCTGACGAAAAGGAATGGTAGTTCCTAATCACTTTTAAGAAGGAATACTTTTGTTCTTTAATTCTCTACAAAAAAAAGAATGAAAGAGAATGAGAGAGAATTATTATTCCTTGTGAATGATGATTTTTTTTAGGAACGTTAGGGAATGCATTATTCCTCACCGTTTCCTGATTACCATTCATATCCATTGATTTTCTTTTGTAACAAACATGAGAAATACCAACTTAAGAAAGAGAA
Proteins encoded:
- the LOC106311517 gene encoding UPF0725 protein EMB2204-like yields the protein MSQSGLRTEELDRFNYPEGFPRRRGSYALAHFECEGKLGKMYGGYPNCALVKLFAKLGLHRYNWLEGTNFQFGRLKRFNMGSAATAYFITLVARLPTSHLEQIFQVVVEEERLGILDLTCRHSRPHEGTESSKKEMPSLRPHRQPVPTSYKDRLFDWPSSDFAWPSSFSDTKRFYLLNESELQCDWISLYVELAICTSHRKIKARDLTKFHLEIVQVAIESLDDKSLDDKEPPSLMSRAALLYVTYKDVVKSLRTG